One window from the genome of Maridesulfovibrio zosterae DSM 11974 encodes:
- a CDS encoding YajQ family cyclic di-GMP-binding protein: protein MPSFDIVSQIDPQEVDNAVNNVVKEVETRYDFRGVNTEISFNKKVNAVNIVTGDDMKIKAVRDMLITHFTRRKVDPRVLDFGKVEPTSNGQLKQEVKLKEGIDKDTAKKIVKMIKATKIKVQAAIQDEQVRVTGKKLDDLQEVITLIREADLEMPFQYVNMKK, encoded by the coding sequence ATGCCGTCTTTTGATATTGTAAGCCAGATTGATCCGCAGGAAGTGGACAACGCAGTTAACAACGTGGTCAAAGAAGTTGAAACCCGTTATGATTTCCGCGGTGTGAATACCGAGATTTCATTTAATAAAAAAGTGAACGCAGTAAATATTGTTACCGGTGATGATATGAAGATCAAAGCTGTCCGTGATATGCTGATCACTCATTTCACCCGCCGTAAGGTCGATCCACGGGTTCTGGATTTTGGTAAAGTTGAGCCTACTTCAAACGGTCAGCTTAAGCAGGAAGTCAAACTCAAAGAAGGGATTGATAAAGATACTGCCAAGAAAATTGTGAAAATGATTAAAGCCACCAAAATTAAAGTTCAGGCAGCAATTCAGGATGAACAGGTTCGCGTAACCGGTAAAAAACTTGATGATTTGCAGGAAGTAATTACGCTGATCAGGGAAGCAGACCTTGAGATGCCTTTCCAGTATGTAAATATGAAAAAATAA
- a CDS encoding STAS domain-containing protein yields MNLIRERNEDYLVVKVCVDRFIGSNSIELKDFIISLVKEGENRFVIDLSLVDFMDFSGIAGLLPISRFLPTDSFFLFAGLSPKVTKLFKLTKLDEFFEILPSVEDALRYEKSAIASPS; encoded by the coding sequence ATGAATCTGATCCGGGAGAGGAATGAAGACTATCTGGTCGTTAAAGTTTGCGTTGACCGATTTATCGGTTCCAATTCCATCGAGTTGAAAGATTTTATTATTTCACTCGTTAAGGAAGGGGAAAATAGATTTGTTATAGACCTTTCCCTTGTTGATTTTATGGATTTCAGCGGTATTGCCGGACTGCTGCCTATTTCAAGATTTCTACCTACGGACAGTTTTTTTCTTTTTGCCGGACTCTCGCCAAAAGTCACCAAGCTTTTTAAATTGACTAAACTTGATGAATTTTTTGAAATTCTACCCTCTGTTGAAGATGCCCTGAGATACGAAAAAAGTGCAATTGCTTCTCCCTCTTGA
- a CDS encoding YciI family protein, which yields MYIITLKYVKPLDEIDALIEAHVEFLKKQYEKGIFIASGRMVPRTGGVILVRPISLEELDAVLAEDPFNINGVAEYSMTQFIPTMTAAGLEGLKDELPE from the coding sequence ATGTACATTATCACACTTAAGTATGTAAAACCGCTGGATGAAATTGATGCATTAATTGAAGCACACGTTGAGTTCCTTAAAAAACAATATGAAAAAGGAATATTCATCGCATCTGGACGCATGGTCCCCCGCACAGGCGGTGTTATTCTGGTCAGGCCCATTTCTCTTGAAGAACTGGATGCAGTGCTTGCAGAAGATCCATTCAACATTAACGGAGTCGCAGAGTACAGCATGACCCAGTTCATCCCGACCATGACGGCTGCCGGGCTTGAGGGATTAAAAGATGAGCTGCCCGAATAA
- a CDS encoding alpha-keto acid decarboxylase family protein, with product MAQTVILHLLERLKEIGIKDIFGVPGDYAFPVNDAICNDSDLKWIGCCNELNAAYAADGYARIKGKSALCTTYGVGELSAINGIAGSYAENLPVFHIVGMPKCSLLRNGNLIHHSLGNGEFDLFHKMVQPVVCASTILTPENTVGEVERIINAALTRKQPVYIAIPADYALMELGCTRPHKQISLQSDKDTLQTVQKLILEKLNSVKTATVMVGALIGRYELHEPMRSFIEKSGLPFTSMFMAKGTLSETHPNFIGVYNGGILDKDVQEVVETSDLVISFGAIRSDINTGANTVTIDPQKEIKIHPDRVCIGHAVYHNVQLEDVLMGLCERVQNLGIKVPIGPQGLGEPVGVQDAEITPNSLYPRIENFIAEGDIIMAETGTASMGLVNAKLPDKAVFFNQTLWGSIGWATPASFGAAMAAPERRVLLITGEGSHQMTVQEISQFARHGLKPVIICLNNDGYLIERMLCEDPFIYYNDLAQWNYSRLPDALGMTGWFSAKVMNNAELDDALAKAKAAESGAYIEVVTGKMAASEMALALNRIVFKGKGWQS from the coding sequence ATGGCTCAGACAGTTATTCTGCATCTTCTTGAGCGGCTAAAGGAAATCGGCATTAAAGATATTTTCGGCGTGCCCGGTGATTATGCTTTTCCGGTCAATGATGCCATCTGCAATGATTCTGATTTGAAATGGATCGGCTGTTGTAATGAGCTGAACGCCGCATATGCTGCAGACGGATACGCCCGTATCAAAGGTAAATCCGCTCTCTGCACCACCTACGGAGTGGGGGAGCTGAGCGCGATAAACGGTATTGCCGGAAGTTATGCGGAAAATCTGCCTGTTTTTCATATTGTAGGTATGCCTAAATGCTCTTTGCTGCGCAACGGCAATCTCATTCATCACTCCCTTGGTAACGGTGAATTCGACCTTTTTCATAAAATGGTTCAGCCGGTGGTTTGCGCCAGTACTATTCTGACTCCTGAAAATACTGTTGGAGAAGTTGAACGGATTATAAACGCAGCTCTGACCAGAAAACAACCTGTCTATATCGCCATCCCCGCTGATTACGCACTTATGGAACTTGGCTGCACCAGGCCGCATAAACAGATCTCTTTGCAAAGTGATAAAGATACACTGCAAACTGTGCAGAAGCTGATTCTTGAAAAGTTGAATAGCGTTAAAACTGCAACAGTCATGGTCGGGGCTTTGATCGGGAGGTATGAGCTGCATGAACCCATGCGCAGTTTTATTGAGAAATCAGGGCTGCCTTTTACCTCTATGTTCATGGCTAAGGGAACTCTGTCTGAAACCCATCCTAATTTTATAGGCGTCTACAATGGCGGTATTCTGGATAAAGATGTTCAGGAAGTTGTGGAAACAAGTGATCTGGTCATAAGTTTCGGCGCCATCCGTTCAGATATCAATACCGGTGCCAATACAGTAACCATTGATCCGCAAAAAGAAATTAAAATTCATCCAGATCGTGTTTGTATCGGACACGCTGTGTATCACAATGTACAACTTGAAGATGTGCTTATGGGACTTTGTGAAAGGGTACAGAATCTTGGTATAAAAGTTCCTATAGGTCCACAGGGTCTCGGTGAACCAGTTGGTGTGCAGGACGCGGAAATTACTCCGAATTCGCTTTATCCCCGTATTGAAAATTTTATTGCTGAAGGCGATATCATAATGGCTGAAACCGGAACAGCGTCCATGGGACTGGTCAACGCAAAGCTTCCAGACAAGGCTGTATTTTTCAATCAGACTTTATGGGGCTCTATCGGCTGGGCTACTCCTGCATCTTTCGGCGCAGCAATGGCTGCTCCTGAAAGGCGGGTGCTGCTCATAACCGGTGAAGGGTCACACCAGATGACCGTTCAGGAAATCAGTCAGTTTGCACGGCACGGGCTTAAGCCTGTCATCATCTGCCTGAACAATGACGGTTACCTTATTGAACGTATGTTATGCGAAGATCCTTTCATATATTATAATGATCTGGCCCAGTGGAATTACAGCAGACTGCCGGATGCTCTGGGCATGACCGGATGGTTCAGTGCAAAAGTTATGAACAATGCTGAACTGGATGACGCTCTTGCAAAAGCTAAAGCCGCTGAATCCGGGGCTTATATTGAAGTTGTCACAGGAAAAATGGCGGCTTCGGAAATGGCACTTGCTTTGAACCGTATAGTTTTTAAGGGCAAAGGCTGGCAGAGTTAA